ATAAGGTTGAATTCGATAGGTCAGCCCCGGATAAATTTGCGGAAGAGAGATCGGTGTAACTCATATCCAGATTATTCAATTTTGCCCCTGAAAGGTCACACTTCTTGCAGTTGTTTGTTTTCTTCAGGGCCTGAACCTGCTTTTCATCAAACCCGTAAAGAACCGTCAAAGTAACAAAAAAACAGACAACAGTTATAACAATGGTCAAAACTCCTTTTCCTCTACACATAAAAACCTCCCGTTAATTTATTTGAAAACTACCAATAAAAAAAGCCACTACCTGAAGACATTGCTTCAGGTGGCGGCCCGACCAT
This portion of the Pseudomonadota bacterium genome encodes:
- a CDS encoding pentapeptide repeat-containing protein, with translation MCRGKGVLTIVITVVCFFVTLTVLYGFDEKQVQALKKTNNCKKCDLSGAKLNNLDMSYTDLSSANLSGADLSNSTLFGGNLSKANLSGANLSGANLFEANLSGADVSKANFSKTYFDQATWTNGKRCKVGSVGECK